The nucleotide window GCGTACTTCACGTTCAACTGCGGCTCGCGGCCATACGGCGGCGTCGACGACTCAACCACCTGCCAGTGCTGGTAGCGGCCGAGCACGGACCAAGGCCCGTTGTTGTACGTGAGGCCGGCTTCCTGCTGGTACAGCGTCTGCGTGCCGTTCAGGAACTGGTTGGCCGGAGACGACAGGTCCGACGGATAGGTGTTGTCCGAGACCTTGTTGTAGTAGACGTAGCCGCCGAACCCGTTGCCGAAGTTCTGGTTGTGCTGGATGAACAGCGCGTAGCGGTTTGTCTTCGTGATCGCGTCGTCCGGCAGGAACGTCCCTGTGATCGATCCCGAGTAATTCGTCGAGAGATACCGGTAGTTGCCCTGCAGGAACACGCCACGCTTCGAGATGATCTCAGGCGTGAACGTGAAGTCGCGGTTCGGCGCGATGTTGAAGTAATACGGCAGCGAGATTTCGTAGCCGTTCGTCGAACTGACGGAGAACGTCGGCGGCAACAGGCCGCTGCGGCGGTCGCCCGAAAGCGGGAACGACAGCCACGGGCTCGCGAAAATCGGCACGTTCTGGAAGAACAGCACGGCGTTGTGCGCGACGCCTTCGTCGCTGCCGGTGTCGAAATCGAACTCGCTGCCCTTGATGTACCAGGCCGGATTGGTCGAGCAGTGGCACGCCGTGTAGGTGCCGGTCGTGAGCACCGAACGCTCGCTGTCCAGCAGGTCGGCGCGCGCGGCGCTGCCCGAGCCGCCCGTGAGCGTGAAGTGGTACTTCGGCGCGGGCATGAAGCCCTCGTTCGCCTCGACCTTCAAATGCGCCTCGGGCCCCGTGAACGTCGTGCCGCTCTGCACGACCACGACATTGCCGTAGGCGTTGGCCATGTCGGTGTCCTGGTCGTAGTGCAGGGCGTCGCCCTTCACCCGGTTCGTCCCTTGGCGCAGTTCTGCTGCGCCTTTCACCGCGAGGTCGGTGTCCACCGTGCCGGTCGTCGAATCGCCAAGCACGAAGGTTGCCGGGTGCTGGCCCGACGCGTTGGGGTGATCCTCGAGTTGCGGCGCGAGCCGCAGGCTCCACGGGCCGTCCAGCTGCTGGGGCTGCGCGGCCGCGCCCGAGAGCTGGGCGTGCGCGAGCGCGGGCACCAGACCCGGTACGGCCAGGAGTGCCGCGATGAGCCGCCGCTTGCCCGGCACGCCGTCGTCACTATGGGAGATCGTCTGGAAAAACTGTCTGGGCGGCATGTATGGTTTTGGCGAATCGGCCCGGCCGCCTGCCCTCTCCATGATGGTGGCCCGCCTGAGCACCCGCCTCCCGATGAACCGGATCGAGGCCGGGCTGCAAACAATTAATTACAATTCATCGAACCCTGGAGCGACGATGAATGCGGCGAGCGAACCGTCATGCGGGCTTTGGCGCGAGTCGCGTCAAAAAAGTCGTGGGGTATTATATGGCAAGACGTTGATCCACTGATTTTGCCTCTGGCTTTCATGACCTTTTCCGCCGCGCATTCCCCCGCCGCATCCCCGGCCGCATCCCCGGGCGACAATCGCCGCGACCTGCTCGCCGCCTGGCTCGGCAGCCACGCCGAGCCGTACGCCCTCGACCTCGCAACGCTCGCGCCCGCCTCGGCCGACGCGAGCTTTCGGCGCTATTTCCGCCTCGCGAGCGCGGGCGCGCACGGCGCGACGCTGATCGCCGTCGACGCGCCGCCGCCCGAGAAAAGCCGCGAATTCGCCCAGATCGCGCAAATGCTCGAGGCCGCCGGCGTACACGTGCCGCGCGTGCTCGAAGCCGATTTCGACGCGGGCTTCATGCTCGTGACCGATCTCGGCACCGCGCCCTACCTGAAAACGCTGCAGGAAGCCGGCCCCGGCGCACGCTCGCGTGAACTGATGCGCGACGCCATCGACGCGTTGATCCGCTGGCAGTTGAGCTCGCAGCCAGGCGTGCTGCCGGACTTCGACGAAGCCTTCATGCGCCGCGAGATGGAGCTGATGCCCGAGTGGTATCTGGAGCGCCATCTGGGCCGTAAGGTGGACGAAGCCACGCGCGGCGTACTCGATCGCACCTTCGCGCTGCTCGTGGCGAGCGCCCGCGCGCAGCCGCAAAGCTACATGCTGCGCGACTTCATGCCCCGCAACCTGATGATCGCGACGCCCAACCCCGGCGTGCTCGACTTCCAGGACGCGGTGTATGGCCCGATCACCTACGACGTCGTCTCGCTGCTGCGCGACGCGTTTCTGAGCTGGGACGAAGAGTTCGAGCTCGACTGCTTCGCGCATTACTGGGAGCGAGCAAAGAAGGCGGGACTGCCTGTCGACGCCGACTTCGGCGAGTTCTACCGCCAGCTCGAGTGGATGGGTCTGCAGCGCCACATCAAGGTGCTGGGCCTTTTCTGCCGCATCAATTATCGCGACAGCAAACCGCATTACATGGCCGACCTGCCGCGCTTTCTCGGCTACGCGAGCAAGGTCGCGCACCGCTACCGTCCGCTCGCCCCGTTCGCACGGCTCATCGACGATCTGCAGGGCAGCGCCGTCGAAGTCGCTTACACCTTCTGA belongs to Paraburkholderia flagellata and includes:
- a CDS encoding LPS-assembly protein LptD; the protein is MPPRQFFQTISHSDDGVPGKRRLIAALLAVPGLVPALAHAQLSGAAAQPQQLDGPWSLRLAPQLEDHPNASGQHPATFVLGDSTTGTVDTDLAVKGAAELRQGTNRVKGDALHYDQDTDMANAYGNVVVVQSGTTFTGPEAHLKVEANEGFMPAPKYHFTLTGGSGSAARADLLDSERSVLTTGTYTACHCSTNPAWYIKGSEFDFDTGSDEGVAHNAVLFFQNVPIFASPWLSFPLSGDRRSGLLPPTFSVSSTNGYEISLPYYFNIAPNRDFTFTPEIISKRGVFLQGNYRYLSTNYSGSITGTFLPDDAITKTNRYALFIQHNQNFGNGFGGYVYYNKVSDNTYPSDLSSPANQFLNGTQTLYQQEAGLTYNNGPWSVLGRYQHWQVVESSTPPYGREPQLNVKYAKYNVGGFDYGMEADYSRFRITEDNATEGDRVVFNPYLSYSLMGPGYFVTPKVQWHFASYNLSNIGPPGTTFGSPAGTPKSFTESIPTFSFDTGLVFDRSVHLFGQDYIQTLEPRLYYVYTPYRNQQFAPLFDTAESDFGLAEIFTPNTFVGNDRIADANRITAALTTRFIDPASGDERARFVIAQQYYFQDQRVTLNSGESTSQATHSDLIAGAALKIGAGFASETAFQYNADSNQLTKASIGFGYSPGTSRVLNVAYRYTRANTTLDFQPINQILISAQWPFSHRVYAVGRFNYDLNGHRIVDGLVGMQYDADCWVLGVGLQRYANGLNTSGTPNSSTRFLAQLTLKGLSNVDNGLVAAFRTAVPGYTQLPGQAPPDSRFTDYQ
- a CDS encoding aminoglycoside phosphotransferase family protein, coding for MTFSAAHSPAASPAASPGDNRRDLLAAWLGSHAEPYALDLATLAPASADASFRRYFRLASAGAHGATLIAVDAPPPEKSREFAQIAQMLEAAGVHVPRVLEADFDAGFMLVTDLGTAPYLKTLQEAGPGARSRELMRDAIDALIRWQLSSQPGVLPDFDEAFMRREMELMPEWYLERHLGRKVDEATRGVLDRTFALLVASARAQPQSYMLRDFMPRNLMIATPNPGVLDFQDAVYGPITYDVVSLLRDAFLSWDEEFELDCFAHYWERAKKAGLPVDADFGEFYRQLEWMGLQRHIKVLGLFCRINYRDSKPHYMADLPRFLGYASKVAHRYRPLAPFARLIDDLQGSAVEVAYTF